A stretch of Physeter macrocephalus isolate SW-GA chromosome 8, ASM283717v5, whole genome shotgun sequence DNA encodes these proteins:
- the C8H5orf15 gene encoding keratinocyte-associated transmembrane protein 2, translated as MAAAALRRMRGAQQAKLWPRPAIQVPGGLALPLVLALLLASATMSSALSQADLLSQTVPKPRVSTPNMNALTNENQTKPSISQISPTLPPTTSTEKSGVASLSPHPSPTTSLSQEEADNNEDPSIEEEDLLTLNSSPSTAKDTLDNGDYGEPDYDWTTSPRDDESNEALEENRSYMEIEQSVRPFKTPPSNIEEEDSHFFFHLIIFAFCIAVVYITYHNKRKIFLLVQSRKWRDGLCSKTVEYHRLDQNVNEAMPSLKITNDYIF; from the exons ATGGCCGCCGCCGCCCTGAGGAGGATGAGGGGCGCGCAGCAAGCGAAACTGTGGCCCAGGCCGGCCATCCAGGTCCCCGGAGGGCTGGCGCTGCCGCTGGTCCTGGCCCTTCTGCTTGCGTCCGCCACCATGTCCAGTG ctCTATCACAGGCTGATTTGCTGAGCCAGACTGTACCCAAGCCACGTGTTTCTACTCCAAATATGAATGCtttaacaaatgaaaaccaaaccaaaccttcTATTTCCCAAATTAGCCCCACTCTCCCTCCCACAACTAGTACAGAAAAAAGTGGAGTGGCATCTCTGTCCCCTCATCCCTCGCCTACTACTTCTCTGTCCCAAGAGGAAGCTGATAACAATGAAGATCCTAGCATAGAGGAGGAGGATCTTCTCACACTGAATAGTTCTCCGTCCACTGCCAAAGACACTCTGGACAATGGAGATTATGGAGAACCAGACTACGACTGGACCACCAGCCCCCGGGACGATGAGTCCAATGAGGCCTTGGAAGAAAACAGGAGCTATATGGAAATTGAACAATCAGTGAGACCTTTTAAGACCCCACCCTCAAATATAGAAGAGGAAGATagccatttctttttccatcttattatttttgctttttgtattgCTGTTGTTTATATTACATATCACAACAAAAGGAAG aTTTTCCTTCTGGTTCAAAGCAGGAAATGGCGTGATGGTCTTTGTTCTAAAACAGTGGAATATCATCGTCTAGACCAGAATGTTAATGAGGCAATGCCTTCTCTGAAGATTAccaatgattatatattttaa
- the VDAC1 gene encoding non-selective voltage-gated ion channel VDAC1 isoform X2, translated as MAVPPTYADLGKSARDVFTKGYGFGLIKLDLKTKSENGLEFTSSGSANTETTKVTGSLETKYRWTEYGLTFTEKWNTDNTLGTEITVEDQLAHGLKLTFDSSFSPNTGKKNAKIKTGYKREHINLGCDVDFDIAGPSIRGALVLGYEGWLAGYQMNFETAKSRVTQSNFAVGYKTDEFQLHTNVNDGTEFGGSIYQKVNKKLETAVNLAWTAGNSNTRFGIAAKYQIDPDACFSAKVNNSSLIGLGYTQTLKPGIKLTLSALLDGKNVNAGGHKLGLGLEFQA; from the exons ATGGCTGTGCCTCCCACGTATGCTGATCTTGGCAAATCTGCCAGGGATGTCTTTACCAAGGGCTATG GGTTTGGCTTAATAAAACttgatttgaaaacaaaatctgaGAATGGACTG GAATTTACAAGCTCAGGTTCAGCCAACACCGAGACCACCAAAGTGACGGGCAGTCTGGAAACCAAGTACAGATGGACCGAATATGGTCTGACGTTTACGGAGAaatggaacactgacaacacacTAGGCACGGAGATTACTGTGGAAGATCAG cttgCACATGGCCTGAAGCTGACCTTCGATTCATCCTTCTCACCAAACACTGG gaaaaaaaatgctaaaatcaAGACAGGGTACAAGCGGGAACATATCAACCTGGGCTGTGACGTGGATTTCGACATTGCCGGGCCTTCCATCCGGGGTGCTCTGGTGCTGGGTTAcgagggctggctggctggctacCAGATGAATTTTGAGACTGCGAAGTCTCGAGTGACCCAGAGCAACTTTGCAGTTGGCTACAAGACTGATGAGTTCCAGCTTCACACTAATGT AAATGATGGGACAGAGTTTGGTGGCTCCATTTATCAGAAGGTGAATAAGAAGTTGGAGACTGCTGTTAATCTGGCCTGGACAGCAGGAAACAGTAACACTCGCTTTGGAATAGCAGCCAAGTACCAGATTGACCCTGATGCCTGCTTCTCG GCTAAAGTGAACAACTCCAGCCTGATAGGGTTAGGATATACTCAGACCCTAAAGCCAG GTATCAAACTGACACTGTCAGCTCTGCTGGATGGCAAGAATGTCAACGCTGGTGGCCACAAGCTTGGTCTAGGACTGGAGTTTCAAGCATAA
- the VDAC1 gene encoding non-selective voltage-gated ion channel VDAC1 isoform X1, translated as MAVPPTYADLGKSARDVFTKGYGFGLIKLDLKTKSENGLEFTSSGSANTETTKVTGSLETKYRWTEYGLTFTEKWNTDNTLGTEITVEDQLAHGLKLTFDSSFSPNTGKKNAKIKTGYKREHINLGCDVDFDIAGPSIRGALVLGYEGWLAGYQMNFETAKSRVTQSNFAVGYKTDEFQLHTNVCGERGLLFLRNDGTEFGGSIYQKVNKKLETAVNLAWTAGNSNTRFGIAAKYQIDPDACFSAKVNNSSLIGLGYTQTLKPGIKLTLSALLDGKNVNAGGHKLGLGLEFQA; from the exons ATGGCTGTGCCTCCCACGTATGCTGATCTTGGCAAATCTGCCAGGGATGTCTTTACCAAGGGCTATG GGTTTGGCTTAATAAAACttgatttgaaaacaaaatctgaGAATGGACTG GAATTTACAAGCTCAGGTTCAGCCAACACCGAGACCACCAAAGTGACGGGCAGTCTGGAAACCAAGTACAGATGGACCGAATATGGTCTGACGTTTACGGAGAaatggaacactgacaacacacTAGGCACGGAGATTACTGTGGAAGATCAG cttgCACATGGCCTGAAGCTGACCTTCGATTCATCCTTCTCACCAAACACTGG gaaaaaaaatgctaaaatcaAGACAGGGTACAAGCGGGAACATATCAACCTGGGCTGTGACGTGGATTTCGACATTGCCGGGCCTTCCATCCGGGGTGCTCTGGTGCTGGGTTAcgagggctggctggctggctacCAGATGAATTTTGAGACTGCGAAGTCTCGAGTGACCCAGAGCAACTTTGCAGTTGGCTACAAGACTGATGAGTTCCAGCTTCACACTAATGT ttgcggtgagcgggggctactctttttgaG AAATGATGGGACAGAGTTTGGTGGCTCCATTTATCAGAAGGTGAATAAGAAGTTGGAGACTGCTGTTAATCTGGCCTGGACAGCAGGAAACAGTAACACTCGCTTTGGAATAGCAGCCAAGTACCAGATTGACCCTGATGCCTGCTTCTCG GCTAAAGTGAACAACTCCAGCCTGATAGGGTTAGGATATACTCAGACCCTAAAGCCAG GTATCAAACTGACACTGTCAGCTCTGCTGGATGGCAAGAATGTCAACGCTGGTGGCCACAAGCTTGGTCTAGGACTGGAGTTTCAAGCATAA